From the genome of Halictus rubicundus isolate RS-2024b chromosome 2, iyHalRubi1_principal, whole genome shotgun sequence, one region includes:
- the LOC143362338 gene encoding LOW QUALITY PROTEIN: uncharacterized protein LOC143362338 (The sequence of the model RefSeq protein was modified relative to this genomic sequence to represent the inferred CDS: inserted 2 bases in 2 codons): MDATSGDYREANVANGGILVVSYWLSQAWYPKVLAMFESQSIIFKPRINLLSSSVIIPTFPGSRDIIKKAYSLKGMMQETITIAMASLSDSYLRQYSVALRKWWHFCHSTNIDVYKAKIADVLRFVTNEYENGGSYGSINTARSAMALIIGPDVGRDXEVKRFCKGVFNLRPSQPKYDYTWDPKIVLDLVSTWYPNDTITLKQLSLKVVSSMALTTGHRIQTLTXDDVRNVLKKKNMLEIMIPSRLKTSNPRRTLPVLRIPTYEKDRSICVSSAIETYIEKTKSFREDTVELFISWKSPHKAVSTQTLSRWIKSVPQKSGLDTAIFSAYSTRHAATSAAKRVGVNVDVIKKTTGWTSQLETFAKFYDRNIIVTKQKNFAKAIVNLK; this comes from the exons ATGGACGCAACCTCGGGGGACTATAGGGAGGCCAACGTAGCTAATGG AGGCATTCTTGTGGTATCATATTGGCTATCCCAGGCGTGGTACCCAAAAGTTTTGGCCATGTTTGAATCACAATCAATTATATTCAAGCCTAGAATTAATTTACTGTCCTCTTCCGTTATCATCCCAACTTTCCCTGGTAGCAGGGATATTATAAAGAAAGCCTATTCGCTAAAAGGAATGATGCAGGAGACAATCACAATTGCGATGGCATCGCTTAGTGATTCCTATCTACGCCAGTATAGCGTGGCACTAAGGAAGTGGTGGCATTTTTGTCATTCGACAAACATAGACGTATATAAGGCCAAAATAGCGGACGTCTTAAGATTCGTAACaaatgaatatgaaaatggaGGGTCGTATGGCTCTATTAATACGGCTAGATCAGCTATGGCTTTGATTATTGGTCCAGATGTGGGACGGG GGGAAGTCAAAAGATTTTGTAAGGGGGTCTTCAATCTGCGTCCATCACAGCCTAAATATGATTATACATGGGACCCAAAGATCGTACTAGATTTAGTATCGACATGGTATCCGAACGATACGATAACCTTAAAACAACTTTCGTTAAAAGTGGTCTCGTCAATGGCTCTGACCACAGGACATAGGATACAGACTCTAA AAGATGACGTCAGGAATGTGCTGAAAAAGaagaacatgttggagattatGATTCCCTCGCGATTGAAGACTTCTAATCCTAGGAGGACACTACCGGTTCTCAGAATTCCTACATACGAAAAGGATCGTTCGATTTGTGTATCCTCAGCAATAGAGACATATATTGAAAAAACCAAGAGTTTCCGAGAGGATACAGTGGAATTATTTATCTCTTGGAAGAGTCCACACAAAGCAGTTTCCACGCAGACACTGAGTCGATGGATCAAAAGTGTCCCCCAAAAAAGTGGATTGGACACGGCAATTTTCTCGGCCTATAGCACCCGTCATGCCGCAACATCTGCTGCGAAGAGAGTTGGTGTTAATGTCGATGTCATCAAAAAGACAACAGGCTGGACATCTCAGTTAGAGACTTTTGCGAAGTTTTATGATCGCAACATTATAGTAACCAAACAGAAAAATTTTGCCAAAGCTATCGTTAACTTAAAATAA